In one Ralstonia pickettii genomic region, the following are encoded:
- a CDS encoding methyl-accepting chemotaxis protein encodes MRKNLPVTEAETALTPTDYLISRTDLKGRIVFANPAFVRISGYSHEELMGAPHNLVRHPDMPEAAFADLWATLQAGKAWRGFVKNRRKDGGFYWVLANVTPVFQNNAVVGYTSVRSMATPAQIARAQRAYTAINEGDTSYTVRAGRILRTGWRRAVNLFQIDSLRFKVIGLQTLIASAILIGTVWAHMALEAADLHGAAWLVFSRDWLWLTGVGCAGLATMSGVLLARTLIRPLEEAATLATRLAAGDLTTVVEVRSSDELGEVMRAMGTMRASLSSIVRDIQDGAASVAHSTLQISAGNHDLSARTEQQAAALEETASSMEELTSMVAQNADHARAASALAEQASTIAADGGQVVQRVVQTMDAIRADSQRVTEIIATIESIAFQTNILALNAAVEAARAGEEGRGFAVVAGEVRSLAQRSAQAAAQSKEIIRASDQSVRDGVDLVHKAGATMTQIVRSVQTVTQLMSEISASSREQSSGIAQINASVSQLDGVTQQNATLVEEAAAATSVLARQSEDLKHAVAVFRA; translated from the coding sequence ATGCGCAAAAACCTGCCGGTCACCGAAGCCGAAACCGCCCTCACCCCGACGGACTACCTCATCTCCCGCACCGATCTCAAAGGTCGCATCGTCTTCGCCAACCCGGCGTTCGTGCGCATCAGCGGGTATTCGCATGAGGAGCTGATGGGCGCACCGCACAACCTCGTGCGCCACCCTGACATGCCCGAGGCCGCCTTCGCCGATTTGTGGGCCACGCTGCAAGCCGGCAAGGCGTGGCGCGGCTTCGTCAAGAACCGACGCAAGGACGGCGGCTTCTACTGGGTGCTGGCCAACGTAACGCCGGTGTTTCAGAACAACGCAGTGGTCGGCTATACATCGGTGCGCTCGATGGCCACGCCTGCGCAGATCGCGCGCGCGCAACGCGCCTATACCGCCATCAATGAAGGCGACACGTCGTACACCGTGCGCGCGGGCCGCATTCTGCGCACGGGATGGCGGCGCGCCGTCAATCTGTTCCAGATCGACAGCCTGCGCTTCAAGGTGATTGGGCTGCAAACACTGATTGCATCGGCCATCCTGATCGGCACGGTATGGGCGCACATGGCGCTGGAAGCCGCCGATCTGCATGGCGCAGCGTGGCTCGTCTTCAGCCGCGACTGGCTGTGGCTCACCGGCGTGGGTTGCGCCGGGCTGGCGACGATGTCAGGCGTGCTGCTTGCACGCACGCTGATCCGACCGTTGGAAGAAGCGGCCACGCTTGCCACGCGACTGGCCGCCGGTGACCTGACCACCGTGGTCGAAGTCCGCTCCAGCGATGAGCTGGGCGAAGTCATGCGCGCCATGGGCACCATGCGCGCAAGCCTCTCGTCGATCGTGCGCGACATCCAGGACGGCGCCGCCAGCGTCGCGCACAGCACGCTGCAGATTTCCGCCGGCAACCATGACCTTTCCGCACGTACCGAGCAGCAGGCCGCCGCGCTGGAAGAAACCGCCTCCAGCATGGAGGAGCTGACATCGATGGTTGCGCAGAACGCCGACCACGCCCGCGCAGCCAGCGCCCTGGCCGAGCAGGCCTCCACGATCGCGGCCGACGGCGGTCAGGTCGTGCAGCGCGTCGTGCAAACCATGGACGCCATCCGTGCCGACAGCCAGCGCGTGACCGAGATCATCGCCACCATCGAGAGCATCGCGTTCCAGACCAACATCCTTGCGCTCAACGCCGCGGTCGAAGCCGCCCGCGCGGGCGAAGAAGGCCGGGGCTTTGCAGTCGTCGCCGGCGAGGTGCGCAGTCTCGCCCAACGCAGCGCGCAGGCCGCCGCACAGAGCAAGGAGATCATCCGCGCATCCGATCAGTCCGTGCGCGACGGCGTCGATCTCGTCCACAAGGCGGGCGCCACCATGACGCAGATCGTGCGATCGGTGCAGACCGTCACGCAGCTCATGTCGGAAATCTCGGCCAGCTCGCGCGAGCAGAGCAGCGGCATTGCGCAGATCAACGCGTCGGTTTCACAGCTCGATGGGGTCACGCAGCAGAACGCAA
- a CDS encoding siderophore-interacting protein, with amino-acid sequence MFAFNRTQGLMSQLLSTVKPATRRVRVRAIHTLSPRMRRVVFTGAAATNLTDLAEAPPGAAIKLMFPHERAGNGRTLGRAYTIRRYHAARGELEIDFVVHDETPAAQHGPAARWLEHAAPGDEVEFAGPKRGFRADPAAPWTLLIGDETALPAIFAILETLPEHAQVLTYIAIGDARARLPLEGALATHPRSRNIHWVESDTAHAGAMMVGALSAQAMPAGTPQVFLAGEASLLKQVRTLLEGAWAVPHDAIDAKGYWTAGLSREERKASEAR; translated from the coding sequence ATGTTTGCCTTCAATCGCACACAAGGTCTCATGTCGCAGCTGCTCAGTACTGTCAAACCCGCCACACGCCGCGTGCGTGTGCGCGCCATCCATACGTTGTCGCCCCGCATGCGCCGCGTGGTCTTTACCGGCGCGGCCGCGACGAATCTCACCGATCTGGCCGAGGCGCCGCCCGGCGCAGCGATCAAGCTGATGTTTCCGCACGAACGCGCGGGCAACGGCCGAACGCTCGGTCGGGCCTACACGATTCGCCGCTATCACGCGGCCCGCGGGGAACTTGAAATCGATTTTGTCGTGCACGACGAGACACCCGCAGCCCAGCATGGCCCTGCCGCACGCTGGCTGGAGCATGCCGCACCCGGCGATGAAGTCGAATTTGCCGGCCCCAAGCGGGGCTTCCGTGCGGACCCCGCCGCGCCTTGGACGCTGCTCATTGGCGACGAAACCGCGTTGCCTGCCATCTTCGCGATTCTGGAAACGCTGCCCGAGCACGCGCAGGTGCTGACCTACATCGCCATCGGCGACGCCCGCGCCCGGCTGCCGCTGGAAGGCGCCTTGGCCACGCACCCGCGCAGCCGCAACATCCATTGGGTGGAAAGCGATACGGCCCACGCCGGCGCCATGATGGTCGGAGCGCTGAGCGCGCAAGCCATGCCCGCCGGCACACCGCAGGTCTTCCTGGCCGGCGAGGCGTCGTTGCTCAAACAGGTTCGCACGCTGCTCGAAGGCGCCTGGGCCGTGCCGCATGACGCCATCGACGCCAAGGGCTACTGGACTGCCGGCCTATCACGCGAAGAGCGCAAGGCGAGCGAGGCGCGCTAA
- a CDS encoding PadR family transcriptional regulator, with protein sequence MRGWFGHHHKMWIEKHFMMGRHGHGGHGFGRGMGGFGGPGGYGEGDDEGGSPWRGRRLSSADLQLVLLALLKGTPRHGYELIKAVEEHSLGFYTPSPGMVYPALSYLEDHGFASVTVEGNKKRYGITPEGETWLAERQNSADAILAQLRAMGERVKRMNEAMAFDRETDNAAEWTDTGHDPLRTARWRLKFALMEKRFASREEQQRVADILLRALKEITGER encoded by the coding sequence ATGCGTGGATGGTTCGGACATCACCACAAAATGTGGATTGAAAAACACTTCATGATGGGTCGCCACGGTCATGGCGGACACGGTTTCGGACGCGGCATGGGCGGCTTTGGCGGCCCCGGCGGCTACGGGGAAGGGGATGACGAGGGCGGCAGCCCGTGGCGCGGCCGGCGACTCAGCTCGGCTGATCTGCAGCTGGTGCTGCTGGCGCTGCTCAAAGGCACCCCGCGTCACGGCTATGAGCTGATCAAGGCGGTGGAAGAACACTCGCTTGGCTTCTACACGCCAAGCCCGGGCATGGTGTACCCGGCGCTGTCGTATCTGGAAGACCACGGTTTTGCCTCCGTCACCGTCGAAGGCAACAAGAAGCGCTACGGCATCACGCCAGAAGGCGAAACCTGGCTGGCCGAGCGCCAGAACAGCGCCGATGCCATCCTCGCGCAATTGCGCGCCATGGGTGAGCGCGTCAAGCGCATGAATGAAGCCATGGCCTTCGACCGCGAAACCGACAACGCCGCCGAATGGACGGACACCGGCCACGACCCGCTGCGCACAGCGCGCTGGCGCCTGAAGTTCGCGCTCATGGAAAAACGCTTCGCCTCGCGCGAAGAACAGCAGCGCGTGGCAGACATCCTGCTACGCGCCCTCAAGGAAATCACCGGCGAGCGGTAA
- a CDS encoding MarR family winged helix-turn-helix transcriptional regulator yields MSKRTPVATQEHDTSANAPAIPEPGQGKRGEEGYLGYLLRQASAAQRLRMERAMADVGVTLPQFLVLTMLRAYPGISNADLARLTMLTPQTVSVIVTNLERSGAITRRPHAVHGRIQHIDVTPNGSALLAACRERSGGIERDLLEGFSPKEEEVVRRWLVHVAKLGSGKPAP; encoded by the coding sequence ATGAGCAAGCGCACCCCTGTTGCCACCCAGGAACACGACACATCCGCCAACGCGCCCGCCATTCCAGAGCCCGGCCAAGGCAAGCGCGGCGAGGAAGGTTATCTCGGCTACCTGCTACGCCAAGCGAGCGCCGCGCAGCGGTTGCGCATGGAGCGCGCCATGGCCGACGTGGGCGTCACGCTGCCGCAATTCCTGGTGCTCACGATGCTCCGCGCCTACCCGGGCATCTCGAACGCCGACCTCGCCCGGTTGACCATGCTGACGCCCCAGACGGTGAGCGTGATCGTCACCAACCTGGAGCGCAGCGGCGCCATCACCCGCCGGCCCCACGCCGTGCACGGCCGAATCCAGCACATCGACGTCACACCGAACGGGTCCGCCCTGCTTGCAGCGTGCCGCGAACGCTCGGGCGGCATCGAGCGGGACTTGCTGGAAGGCTTCTCGCCCAAGGAAGAAGAGGTTGTGCGGCGCTGGCTTGTACACGTTGCAAAACTCGGCAGCGGCAAGCCCGCACCGTAG
- a CDS encoding carboxymuconolactone decarboxylase family protein — MEDLSPRMDYSEFVDTAVGVAPALQALGKAVDASGLEKPLTELIKLRASQINGCAFCVQFHLNLARKLRVAPAKLDLVAVWRDTPAVFTPRERAALAWTEALTTLARAADHGVEDHEYDAVLEHFSRTEVAFLTAAVANIQAWNRIAVAMRFVPQVPAAVTAEQA; from the coding sequence ATGGAAGATCTTTCCCCGCGCATGGATTACTCGGAATTTGTCGATACTGCCGTCGGCGTGGCGCCGGCGTTGCAGGCGCTCGGTAAGGCGGTGGACGCCTCGGGGCTGGAAAAGCCGCTGACCGAACTCATCAAGCTGCGCGCCTCGCAAATCAACGGCTGCGCGTTCTGCGTGCAATTCCACCTGAACCTGGCGCGCAAGCTGCGCGTGGCGCCGGCCAAGCTCGATCTGGTGGCGGTCTGGCGCGACACGCCGGCGGTCTTCACGCCGCGCGAGCGCGCCGCGCTGGCCTGGACGGAAGCGCTGACCACCCTGGCCCGCGCGGCCGACCACGGGGTGGAGGATCACGAATACGACGCCGTGCTCGAGCATTTCTCCAGGACGGAAGTCGCCTTCCTCACAGCCGCCGTCGCCAACATCCAGGCGTGGAACCGTATTGCCGTCGCAATGCGCTTTGTGCCGCAGGTGCCGGCTGCCGTGACCGCGGAGCAAGCATGA
- a CDS encoding GNAT family N-acetyltransferase produces MTIDAVRPIEDEAALRACFPVMHQLRPHLADADELVARWRRQVQDGYRLIAVWRDGVPVALAGYRQQENLVYGPFLYVDDLVTDANLRSSGLGNVLMSHLKAEAERLGCARLVLDTPLSNVLGHRFYYRNGLLAGALRFGMNTKTGAAR; encoded by the coding sequence ATGACCATCGACGCCGTCCGCCCCATCGAAGATGAAGCTGCCTTGCGTGCGTGCTTTCCCGTCATGCACCAACTGCGGCCGCATCTTGCCGACGCCGACGAGCTGGTCGCGCGCTGGCGCCGGCAGGTGCAAGACGGCTACCGCCTCATCGCCGTCTGGCGTGACGGGGTGCCGGTAGCGCTGGCGGGATATCGGCAGCAGGAGAACCTCGTCTACGGGCCGTTCCTGTATGTCGACGATCTGGTGACCGATGCCAACCTGCGCAGCAGCGGCCTCGGCAACGTATTGATGAGCCACCTCAAAGCCGAAGCCGAGCGCCTGGGCTGTGCGCGGCTCGTGCTCGACACGCCGCTGTCCAACGTGCTTGGCCATCGCTTCTACTATCGCAACGGGCTGCTTGCAGGCGCTTTGCGCTTTGGCATGAACACGAAAACGGGGGCTGCGCGATGA
- a CDS encoding FMN-dependent NADH-azoreductase produces MTTLLHVTVSPRDDRSHSRRGAKWVIAQSAEAVGGLRVIERDLAATPLPHPDAGFVEASLTPDADRTATHRAALALSETLIGELEAADAVLISTPVHNYTVPSALKAWIDLVVRPERTFRRTPTGKVGMLTDRSVLVVSASGGNFDGAHAQTDFLMPYLRYVFATVGIHQVEGIRLQNTARGADSAMQAFESFRQELAARMLLMPLVA; encoded by the coding sequence ATGACAACACTGCTGCACGTGACCGTGAGCCCGCGCGACGATCGCTCGCACAGCCGGCGTGGCGCAAAGTGGGTGATCGCACAATCGGCAGAGGCCGTTGGTGGCCTGCGCGTCATCGAGCGCGATCTGGCGGCCACGCCGTTGCCGCATCCCGATGCCGGTTTTGTCGAGGCCAGCCTCACGCCCGATGCCGACCGCACCGCAACGCACCGTGCAGCGCTTGCGCTGTCGGAAACGCTGATCGGCGAACTGGAAGCAGCGGATGCCGTGCTGATTTCCACGCCGGTGCACAACTACACGGTGCCTTCGGCGTTGAAGGCGTGGATCGATCTGGTGGTGCGGCCCGAACGCACGTTCCGCCGCACGCCCACGGGCAAGGTGGGCATGCTGACCGATCGCTCGGTGCTGGTGGTATCCGCTTCAGGCGGCAACTTTGACGGCGCCCACGCGCAGACCGATTTCCTGATGCCGTATCTGCGGTATGTGTTTGCCACGGTGGGCATCCATCAGGTGGAAGGCATCCGCTTGCAGAACACTGCGCGCGGTGCTGATTCCGCCATGCAGGCCTTCGAAAGTTTCCGGCAGGAACTGGCTGCGCGGATGTTGCTCATGCCGCTGGTGGCCTGA
- the pcp gene encoding pyroglutamyl-peptidase I: MITVLVTGIEPFESDPTNPSWDIAQALDSTQVDGAVIVARQLPCVFGLANEILVDAIEATSPALVFALGLATGRTEISVERVAINVIDARIPDNAGNQPVDTPVVADGPTAYFSTLPIKAIVHALREAGVPAGVSQSAGTYNCNHLFYGLMHHIAMRAPQVRGGFIHVPTTPELAARHAGRPSLSIDTQIKGIRLAVRTTLATQSDLKMSAGAVH, encoded by the coding sequence ATGATTACCGTTCTTGTCACCGGCATCGAGCCGTTTGAATCCGACCCCACCAACCCTTCGTGGGACATCGCGCAGGCACTCGACAGCACGCAGGTGGACGGCGCGGTCATCGTGGCACGGCAGTTGCCGTGCGTGTTTGGTCTCGCCAACGAAATATTGGTGGACGCCATCGAGGCCACATCACCCGCCCTGGTGTTCGCGCTGGGGCTGGCCACGGGCCGGACGGAGATTTCGGTGGAGCGCGTAGCCATCAACGTGATCGACGCACGCATTCCCGACAACGCGGGCAACCAGCCGGTTGATACGCCTGTGGTGGCCGATGGGCCAACGGCGTACTTCTCCACCCTGCCGATCAAAGCCATCGTGCATGCGCTGCGCGAGGCCGGCGTGCCCGCGGGCGTGTCGCAGAGTGCAGGCACCTACAACTGCAACCACCTGTTCTATGGTTTGATGCACCACATTGCCATGCGCGCGCCGCAGGTGCGCGGCGGCTTCATCCACGTGCCGACCACGCCCGAACTGGCAGCGCGGCATGCGGGCCGGCCGAGCCTGTCGATCGATACGCAGATCAAAGGAATACGTCTGGCGGTGCGTACGACGCTGGCCACGCAGTCAGATCTGAAGATGAGCGCAGGTGCAGTGCATTGA
- a CDS encoding MarR family winged helix-turn-helix transcriptional regulator encodes MFDHCLYFNTTALARSVEREWTVAYAPFSLTPPQGFVLRVVLKRPGVLNRELAEVLGIARPTATRLVDGLIAKGLVERQPSAEDGREWNLFPTEAARELETALQAASSKVARRLREHVGASAFDDTVQAIRNVRSTLNT; translated from the coding sequence ATGTTTGATCACTGCCTGTACTTCAACACCACCGCTCTGGCGCGCTCGGTCGAGCGCGAATGGACGGTCGCGTATGCGCCGTTCAGCCTGACGCCGCCGCAAGGGTTCGTGCTGCGCGTGGTGCTCAAACGACCCGGCGTGCTCAACCGCGAACTGGCCGAGGTGCTGGGCATTGCGCGGCCCACTGCCACGCGTCTTGTGGACGGCTTGATCGCCAAGGGCCTGGTGGAACGCCAACCTTCTGCAGAGGACGGCCGAGAGTGGAACCTCTTCCCCACGGAAGCCGCCCGTGAACTGGAAACCGCGTTGCAGGCCGCCAGCTCCAAGGTGGCGCGGCGCTTGCGCGAGCATGTCGGCGCAAGCGCGTTCGACGATACGGTGCAGGCCATCCGTAACGTTCGGAGTACGCTGAACACGTAA
- the blaOXA gene encoding OXA-60 family carbapenem-hydrolyzing class D beta-lactamase: MFSRWSKTFAFAVVACTLAISTATAHAELVVRNDLKRVFDDAGVSGTFVLMDITADRTYVVDPARAARRIHPASTFKIPNSLIAFDTGAVRDDQEVLPYGGKPQPYEQWEHDMALPEAIRLSAVPIYQEVARRVGFERMQAYVDAFDYGNRQLGSAIDQFWLRGPLEISAFEEARFTSRMALKQLPVKPRTWDMVQRMLLIEQQGDAALYAKTGVATEYQPEIGWWVGWVERAGHVYAFALNIDMPREGDMAKRIPLGKQLMRALEVWPAP, translated from the coding sequence ATGTTCTCTCGCTGGTCGAAGACTTTCGCGTTTGCCGTGGTGGCCTGCACGCTCGCAATAAGCACCGCCACCGCTCATGCCGAGCTGGTCGTGCGCAATGACCTCAAGCGCGTGTTCGACGACGCCGGCGTCTCCGGCACCTTCGTGCTGATGGACATCACCGCCGACCGTACCTATGTCGTCGATCCGGCGCGTGCCGCGCGGCGCATCCATCCGGCTTCGACGTTCAAGATTCCGAACAGCCTGATCGCCTTCGACACCGGGGCCGTGCGCGACGATCAGGAAGTGCTGCCCTACGGCGGCAAGCCGCAGCCTTACGAGCAGTGGGAGCACGACATGGCGTTACCCGAGGCGATTCGCCTGTCGGCCGTGCCGATCTATCAGGAAGTCGCGCGCCGCGTTGGCTTCGAGCGCATGCAGGCTTATGTCGATGCGTTCGACTACGGCAATCGCCAGCTCGGCAGCGCGATCGACCAGTTCTGGCTGCGTGGCCCGCTGGAGATTTCCGCTTTCGAAGAAGCACGCTTCACCAGCCGCATGGCGCTCAAGCAGTTGCCGGTGAAGCCGCGCACGTGGGACATGGTCCAGCGCATGCTGTTGATCGAGCAGCAGGGCGATGCCGCGCTGTATGCCAAGACCGGCGTCGCCACCGAATACCAGCCGGAGATCGGTTGGTGGGTCGGCTGGGTGGAGCGTGCGGGGCATGTCTATGCATTCGCGCTGAACATCGACATGCCGCGCGAGGGCGATATGGCCAAGCGCATTCCGCTGGGCAAGCAGTTGATGCGGGCGCTCGAGGTGTGGCCGGCACCGTGA
- a CDS encoding glucan biosynthesis protein has translation MVTRRTLLASASVTATLAALGITPEALAADRVKLGDAAPFSFDALIERARAMAGKPYAPPATAPADILSKIDYEAHGKIKFDTAHALFADGPGQFPVTFFHLGTFFRAPVRMHVVEKGAAREIVYDESYFDMPADSPARKLPRGSGFAGFRFQESRLGDQKKLDWKKNDWVAFLGASYFRAIGELYQYGLSARGIALDVAQAGKPEEFPNFTHVWFDTPADNRADSVTIYTLLDGPSITGAYRFVMHRTKGVVMDIDTAIFLRKDVDRFGIAPATSMYWFSETAKGTATDWRPEVHDSDGLALWTGNGERIWRPLNDPPRTMASAFGDNNPRGFGLLQRDRDFNNYQDGVHYERRPSLWVEPLEGWGEGAVQLIEIPTDDEIHDNIVAMWVPKAPARAGSQYRLRYRLHWLADEPYPTQLARCVATRMGNGGQPGQPRPRGVRKFMVEFKGGPLEKLPFGTKPEAVLSSSRGTFSYVFTEAVPNGVPGHWRAQFDLTVDGKEPVDMRLFLRVDGKPLSETWLYQYHPFQSPVGPVAS, from the coding sequence ATGGTCACACGTCGAACCCTTCTTGCCTCCGCATCCGTCACCGCCACGCTGGCGGCGCTCGGCATCACGCCCGAAGCGCTGGCCGCCGATCGCGTCAAGCTCGGCGATGCGGCGCCGTTTTCTTTCGATGCGCTGATCGAGCGCGCCCGCGCGATGGCCGGCAAGCCGTACGCGCCGCCTGCCACGGCGCCGGCCGACATCCTTTCCAAGATCGACTACGAGGCACACGGCAAGATCAAATTCGACACCGCCCACGCACTCTTTGCGGACGGCCCCGGCCAGTTTCCGGTGACGTTCTTCCACCTCGGCACGTTCTTCCGCGCCCCGGTGCGCATGCACGTGGTGGAAAAAGGCGCCGCCCGCGAAATCGTTTACGACGAATCGTACTTCGACATGCCCGCCGACAGCCCGGCGCGCAAACTGCCGCGCGGCAGCGGCTTTGCCGGTTTCCGCTTCCAGGAAAGCCGCCTGGGTGACCAGAAGAAACTCGACTGGAAGAAGAACGATTGGGTCGCCTTCCTGGGCGCGTCGTACTTCCGCGCCATCGGCGAGCTGTATCAGTACGGGCTTTCCGCACGGGGCATTGCGCTGGACGTGGCGCAGGCCGGCAAGCCGGAAGAGTTTCCCAATTTCACGCACGTGTGGTTCGACACGCCGGCAGACAACCGCGCCGATTCCGTGACGATCTACACGCTGCTCGACGGCCCGAGCATCACGGGTGCATATCGCTTTGTCATGCACCGCACGAAGGGCGTGGTGATGGACATCGACACGGCCATCTTCCTGCGCAAGGACGTCGACCGTTTCGGCATCGCGCCCGCCACGTCGATGTACTGGTTTTCGGAAACCGCCAAGGGCACCGCCACTGACTGGCGCCCCGAGGTGCACGACTCCGACGGCCTCGCCCTCTGGACCGGCAATGGCGAGCGCATCTGGCGCCCGCTGAATGATCCGCCGCGCACGATGGCGTCTGCCTTTGGCGACAACAACCCGCGCGGCTTCGGCCTGCTGCAGCGCGATCGCGATTTCAACAACTACCAGGACGGCGTCCATTACGAGCGCCGCCCGAGCCTGTGGGTCGAGCCGCTGGAAGGCTGGGGCGAGGGCGCCGTGCAGCTCATCGAAATCCCGACCGACGACGAGATCCACGACAACATCGTCGCCATGTGGGTGCCGAAGGCACCGGCGCGTGCGGGCAGCCAGTACCGTCTACGCTATCGCCTGCACTGGCTGGCCGATGAACCGTACCCGACACAGCTGGCGCGCTGCGTGGCCACGCGCATGGGCAACGGCGGCCAGCCGGGCCAGCCGCGCCCGCGCGGCGTGCGCAAGTTCATGGTCGAGTTCAAGGGCGGCCCGCTGGAGAAGCTGCCCTTCGGCACCAAGCCGGAGGCAGTACTCAGCAGCTCGCGCGGCACGTTTTCGTATGTATTTACCGAAGCCGTGCCGAACGGCGTGCCGGGGCATTGGCGCGCGCAGTTCGATCTGACGGTCGACGGGAAGGAACCGGTCGACATGCGGCTGTTTTTGCGTGTGGATGGCAAGCCGCTGTCGGAAACGTGGCTGTATCAATATCACCCGTTCCAATCGCCGGTGGGGCCAGTGGCGTCGTAA
- a CDS encoding serine hydrolase domain-containing protein — translation MTQRFRSIGIALALACALCSAQAAPCDAPALLNDGWQIEAEPAAAVFDARKLCAVLHKVVGADINVHSLLVVRHGRLVAEVYRAGKDERVKDLFRTTRTFDASTLHDIRSISKSVTSLLWGIAQGQGKTPPLDTPVLSLFPALAELNRDGREAITFSQMLSMSSGLAWNEWRARSLFNNDEFGLFWHSSQAHYVFDRPMAAPAGTQFNYNGGNTAVLALLLVERVGMSVPEYARQQLFEPLGITDWEWVDDYRGRPLAFAGVRLRPRDLARIGQLVLQHGQWNGRQLVPAEWIAESTRPHIDTGMGLQYGYQWWLGKVVAGGTEYAWIGGIGNGGQRLWIVPGLDMVVVTTAGDYNQRAIWKQAETLLNEVMTAVQPTPR, via the coding sequence ATGACGCAACGCTTTCGCAGCATCGGCATCGCTTTGGCGTTGGCCTGCGCGTTATGCAGCGCGCAGGCGGCACCTTGCGACGCGCCTGCCCTGTTGAACGACGGCTGGCAAATCGAGGCGGAACCGGCCGCGGCAGTTTTCGACGCCCGCAAGCTCTGTGCCGTCCTGCACAAGGTTGTCGGCGCCGATATCAATGTCCACAGCCTGCTCGTGGTGCGGCATGGACGCCTGGTCGCGGAGGTCTATCGTGCAGGCAAGGACGAGCGGGTGAAGGACCTGTTCCGCACCACGCGCACGTTCGATGCCAGCACGCTTCACGACATCCGCTCCATCAGCAAATCGGTGACGAGCCTGCTGTGGGGCATTGCGCAGGGGCAGGGCAAGACGCCGCCGCTCGACACGCCGGTGCTGTCGCTGTTTCCGGCGCTGGCGGAGTTGAATCGCGATGGCCGCGAGGCGATCACGTTCTCGCAGATGCTGTCGATGTCGAGCGGCCTGGCCTGGAACGAATGGCGTGCGAGGAGTCTGTTCAACAACGACGAGTTCGGGCTGTTCTGGCACTCGTCTCAGGCGCACTACGTGTTTGACCGCCCGATGGCGGCCCCGGCCGGCACGCAATTCAATTACAACGGCGGCAACACGGCGGTACTGGCGCTGCTGCTGGTGGAGCGCGTGGGCATGTCTGTGCCCGAGTACGCGCGCCAGCAACTGTTCGAACCGCTGGGCATCACCGACTGGGAATGGGTGGACGACTATCGTGGCCGCCCGCTGGCGTTTGCCGGCGTACGCCTGCGCCCCCGAGACCTCGCGCGCATCGGCCAGCTCGTGTTGCAGCACGGCCAATGGAACGGTCGGCAACTCGTGCCCGCCGAGTGGATTGCCGAGTCAACGCGCCCACACATCGACACCGGCATGGGCTTGCAGTACGGCTATCAATGGTGGCTCGGCAAGGTGGTGGCGGGCGGCACCGAATACGCGTGGATCGGAGGCATCGGCAACGGTGGCCAGCGTCTGTGGATCGTGCCGGGGCTCGACATGGTGGTCGTCACCACGGCGGGCGACTACAACCAGCGCGCAATCTGGAAGCAGGCCGAAACCCTGCTCAACGAGGTGATGACAGCCGTGCAGCCGACGCCCCGCTAA
- a CDS encoding cyanophycin metabolism-associated DUF1854 family protein encodes MQTPDFSLSRNGFGKLVMTLADGTVHEGVVPVRAFPISAADEGLSLMSTDGRELAWITQPDALPTPMRALIEAELGAREFMPEIRTIVGVSTYATPSTWTVQTDRGQTDLVLRGEEDIRRLTGTTLLISDSHGIHYLIRDLLALDKHSRKILDRFL; translated from the coding sequence ATGCAAACGCCCGACTTCAGCCTGAGCCGCAACGGCTTCGGCAAGCTTGTAATGACCCTGGCCGACGGCACCGTGCATGAAGGCGTGGTGCCCGTGCGCGCGTTTCCCATCTCCGCCGCCGACGAGGGCTTGAGCCTGATGAGCACGGACGGCCGCGAGCTGGCATGGATCACGCAACCCGACGCGCTGCCCACGCCAATGCGCGCGCTGATCGAAGCCGAACTCGGCGCGCGGGAATTCATGCCCGAGATCCGCACGATCGTCGGCGTATCGACCTACGCCACGCCCAGCACGTGGACGGTGCAGACCGACCGCGGCCAGACCGACCTCGTGCTGCGCGGCGAAGAAGATATCCGCCGCCTGACCGGCACCACGCTGCTCATTTCCGACAGCCACGGTATCCACTACCTGATCCGCGATCTGCTTGCGCTGGACAAGCACAGTCGCAAGATCCTCGATCGGTTCCTGTAA